From the genome of Colletotrichum destructivum chromosome 10, complete sequence, one region includes:
- a CDS encoding Putative ankyrin repeat-containing domain superfamily: MVNTVFQNPTPLRMRPGELSLAKELMRMDAVFGEVSRHSLRPEFSTFILPNIYESCSDSVDAFEYGALFQALIQKSESDVRRLLLSSTDLVFERGHDNQTPLHVAVCWPRGLRLLFELVGLACDSIIDVPDSYGHSAIEFAIFLNQAESVRILLDHSAAVGLEDASLFIHSWMIDRIELRDVFGVLSNELGCRRKQLLSIALEHLPDTSISKLGLRSVSVIQNNAAEVINHLKLQLVDIPQFYQGARPGTVYHSPVMPVNLAESLFQAGFTEVDFLVDGYSPLMIIQLLTSSISFVGGLLHYPLPLINFFEEKGADIHKPIPHSSYSLCYCYLNRPEWLAPVQWPKREHLPDLSDLLASSSEGVAGQCRNQYVYDTIRLCTFVKLGMRHTCCSYRKFEKIISSGNFHGPEQCGLRVMEPAEVAEIQEEDRHTAELLEMLMAEFEARLQSHPEPLDQFILGYWGRRMKQVEAERDQIGDDNIQAMRDIGIRFGSESESSWECESAASDEA; this comes from the exons ATGGTCAATACAGTCTTCCAGAATCCGACGCCCCTTCGAATGAGACCTGGAGAGTTATCATTAGCGAAAGAATTGATGCGTATGGATGCTGTATTTGGTGAGGTATCACGGCATAGTTTAAGACCTGAGTTTTCGACTTTCATTTTGCCAAACATTTACGAGTCTTGTTCGGATTCAGTTGATG CTTTCGAATACGGAGCTCTGTTTCAGGCATTGATTCAAAAATCGGAAAGTGAcgtccgccgtcttctcctttccTCAACGGACCTAGTTTTCGAAAGAGGTCACGACAACCAAACACCGCTTCACGTGGCCGTCTGCTGGCCCAGAGGTCTCAGATTGCTTTTCGAACTTGTCGGATTAGCCTGTGACTCTATCATTGATGTCCCAGACTCATATGGCCATTCCGCCATTGAATTTGCCATCTTTTTAAACCAAGCGGAATCTGTCAGGATTTTACTCGACCACAGTGCAGCCGTGGGCCTCGAAGACGCATCACTTTTCATCCATTCATGGATGATTGATCGGATAGAATTACGCGATGTTTTTGGGGTACTTAGCAACGAGCTTGGTTGTCGTCGAAAACAACTGCTTTCGATTGCTCTAGAGCATCTCCCGGATACGAGTATCAGCAAACTTGGACTGCGATCTGTGTCAGTAATACAGAACAATGCCGCTGAGGTCATCAATCACCTGAAGCTTCAGCTTGTTGACATTCCTCAATTTTACCAAGGGGCACGGCCCGGGACGGTTTACCACTCGCCAGTAATGCCCGTCAATCTAGCCGAATCTTTGTTCCAAGCCGGGTTCACTGAAGTTGACTTTCTTGTTGATGGTTACTCACCTTTAATGATTATCCAATTATTAACGTCCTCAATCAGCTTTGTAGGTGGATTGTTGCATTATCCGCTGCCATTGATCAATTTCTTCGAAGAAAAAGGGGCAGATATCCACAAGCCGATACCACACAGCTCCTACAGCCTCT GCTACTGCTACCTCAATCGCCCAGAATGGCTCGCGCCAGTACAGTGGCCGAAACGAGAACATCTACCAGACCTATCTGATTTGCTTGCATCGTCTTCAGAGGGAGTAGCCGGTCAGTGCCGCAACCAGTATGTGTACGACACGATCCGCCTCTGCACCTTTGTCAAACTGGGAATGCGGCATACCTGCTGCAGCTACCGCAAATTTGAGAAGATAATTTCGAGTGGCAATTTCCATGGCCCAGAGCAATGTGGGCTTAGAGTCATGGAGCCTGCGGAAGTCGCCGAAATCCAGGAAGAGGACAGGCACACGGCAGAGCTCCTGGAAATGTTGATGGCTGAGTTTGAGGCGAGATTGCAGAGTCACCCCGAGCCGCTCGACCAGTTCATTCTAGGCTATTGGGGAAGGAGGATGAAACAAGTCGAAGCCGAAAGGGACCAAATCGGCGACGATAACATTCAGGCTATGCGGGACATTGGGATTCGTTTTGGAAGCGAGTCGGAAAGTTCGTGGGAGTGcgagtcggcggcgagcgaCGAGGCATAA
- a CDS encoding Putative fungal domain of STAND protein, whose translation MDPFSVSSGVAGLISLGITVCKGLNIYCQDYRSRDVDILLLGQHVERLEAFLQLIKSRTDGAVVVDHSLSNSFRECFTACDVCLQDFNTLSAKYSQLSATQGLREKGKTVIRQLQYPFQKDKFDSLRSQMEDFRSAFLSLLLLMNQYAFFRLSPS comes from the exons ATGGATCCGTTTTCCGTCTCgagcggcgtcgccggcctcatATCCCTCGGCATCACGGTCTGCAAGGGCCTCAACATCTACTGCCAGGACTACCGGTCAAGAgacgtcgacatcctcctcctcgggcagCACGTGGAGCGACTGGAAGCCTTTCTGCAGCTCATCAAAAGCCGCACCGACGGGGCTGTCGTGGTCGACCACTCCCTGTCCAACTCTTTCCGGGAGTGTTTCACCGCCTGCGATGTCTGCCTCCAAGATTTCAACACGCTCAGCGCCAAGTACTCTCAGCTTTCGGCCACGCAGGGTCTCAGGGAAAAGGGGAAGACAGTCATCAGGCAGCTGCAGTATCCCTTCCAGAAAGACAAGTTCGACAGCCTTAGGTCACAAATGGAAGACTTCCGGTCGGCTTTTCTGAGCCTCTTGCTCTTGATGAACCAGTACGCCTTCTTCAGATTATCACCGTCT TGA
- a CDS encoding Putative alpha/beta hydrolase-1, with protein MSSQETQLPTILFTPGAWHRPWVFDLVREDLAGRGYPTAAAALASVGSTDADVGLDRDVEAVRAVLRGLVDAGRDVVVVAHSYGGIPVANAVRGLNYKDRAAEGQSGGVIMVVYMASFAIPAGDSLFSDGKEMPSWLSLTVGGSPNPQPPAKGGNCVQKSVGGLADSYNPLSTQQDGFVLPRDPIPIFYADVEPSLAAKAVAALLPQPLKTVQDTSGFEPWNEGFEMGYVFAEDDQAISLDRQIDMSSQFPASSFTATLTASHSPFLSMPEALGKVLQQAAEVAVARRAT; from the coding sequence ATGTCTTCCCAGGAGACGCAGCTCCCCACCATCCTCTTCACCCCCGGCGCATGGCACCGGCCGTGGGTGTTCGACCTGGTGCGCGAGGAcctggccggccggggctaccccaccgccgccgcagcgctGGCCAGCGTCGGCAGCACGGACGCggacgtcggcctcgaccggGATGTGGAAgccgtccgcgccgtccTGCGggggctcgtcgacgccgggcgcgacgtcgtcgtcgtggcgcACTCGTACGGCGGCATCcccgtcgccaacgccgtccgCGGCCTCAATTACAAGGaccgcgccgccgaaggACAGAGCGGCGGTGTGATTATGGTTGTGTACATGGCCTCCTTCGCCATCCCTGCCGGAGATAGTCTTTTTTCTGACGGCAAGGAGATGCCGTCGTGGTTAAGTCTCACGGTAGGAGGAAGCCCCAACCCCCAACCCCCGGCGAAGGGAGGGAATTGCGTTCAGAAATCTGTAGGTGGTTTGGCTGACTCGTACAACCCCCTTTCAACGCAACAGGACGGCTTCGTCTTGCCTCGCGACCCGATCCCGATATTCTACGCTGACGTCGAgccctccctcgccgccaaggccgtcgccgctctGCTCCCCCAGCCTCTCAAGACAGTCCAGGACACATCGGGCTTCGAGCCCTGGAACGAAGGCTTCGAGATGGGTTacgtcttcgccgaggacgaccaGGCGATCAGCCTCGACAGGCAGATCGACATGTCGTCCCAGTTCCCCGCCAGCTCCTTCACCGCGACTCTGACGGCGAGCCACTCGCCCTTCCTCAGCATGCCCGAGGCTCTTGGTAAGGTTCTTCAACAGGCTGCGGAGGTGGCGGTTGCAAGGAGGGCAACTTGA